One segment of Streptomyces bathyalis DNA contains the following:
- the lepA gene encoding translation elongation factor 4 has product MPATPSNVPEPSRTDPALIRNFCIIAHIDHGKSTLADRMLQLTGIVEDRQMRAQYLDRMDIERERGITIKSQAVRMPWAPTEAKDTPHILNMIDTPGHVDFTYEVSRSLAACEGCILLVDAAQGIEAQTLANLYLAMEHDLTIIPVLNKIDLPAAQPEKFAAELAHLIGCEVEDVLKVSAKTGEGVEELLDEVVRQVPQPVGVADAPARAMIFDSVYDAYRGVVTYIKVVDGHLGKRERIRMMSTGATHELLEIGTNSPEMTASDGLAVGEVGYLITGVKDVRQSKVGDTVTSLTKGAEQALPGYKDPKPMVFSGLYPLDGSDYPELRDALDKLQLNDAALSYEPENSVALGFGFRVGFLGLLHLEVIRARLEREFGLDLIATAPNVVYRVEMEDGSEHTVTNPSEFPEGKIDKVHEPVVRATLIAPSEFVGAIMELCQSRRGSLLGMDYLSEDRVELRYTLPLAEIVFDFFDALKSRTRGYASLDYEPTGEQSADLVKVDILLQGDQVDAFSAIVHKDKAYSYGSRMANKLRELIPRQQFEVPIQAAIGARVIARETVRAIRKDVLAKCYGGDISRKRKLLEKQKEGKKRMKVVGRVEVPQEAFIAALSTDGAGTGADGAKAKK; this is encoded by the coding sequence GTGCCCGCGACCCCTTCGAACGTGCCGGAGCCGAGCCGCACCGACCCGGCGCTGATCCGTAACTTCTGCATCATCGCGCACATCGACCACGGCAAGTCGACGCTCGCCGACCGCATGCTCCAGCTGACCGGCATCGTCGAGGACCGGCAGATGCGCGCCCAGTACCTCGACCGCATGGACATCGAGCGTGAGCGCGGCATCACGATCAAGTCGCAGGCCGTGCGCATGCCCTGGGCGCCCACGGAGGCCAAGGACACCCCGCACATCCTGAACATGATCGACACCCCCGGCCACGTCGACTTCACGTACGAGGTCTCCCGGTCGCTCGCCGCGTGCGAGGGGTGCATCCTGCTGGTCGACGCGGCTCAGGGCATCGAGGCGCAGACGCTCGCCAACCTGTATCTGGCGATGGAGCACGACCTCACGATCATCCCGGTCCTCAACAAGATCGATCTGCCGGCGGCCCAGCCGGAGAAGTTCGCCGCGGAGCTCGCGCACCTCATCGGCTGCGAGGTCGAGGACGTGCTGAAGGTCTCCGCGAAGACCGGCGAGGGCGTGGAGGAGCTGCTCGACGAGGTGGTCCGGCAGGTGCCGCAGCCCGTCGGCGTCGCGGACGCACCCGCTCGCGCGATGATCTTCGACTCGGTCTACGACGCGTACCGCGGTGTCGTCACGTACATCAAGGTCGTGGACGGACACCTGGGCAAGCGCGAGCGCATCCGCATGATGTCGACGGGCGCCACCCACGAGCTGCTGGAGATCGGCACCAACTCACCGGAGATGACGGCCTCCGACGGTCTGGCCGTCGGCGAGGTCGGCTATCTGATCACCGGTGTGAAGGACGTGCGCCAGTCCAAGGTCGGCGACACCGTGACCAGCCTCACAAAGGGCGCCGAGCAGGCGCTCCCCGGATACAAGGACCCGAAGCCCATGGTCTTCTCCGGCCTGTATCCGTTGGACGGCTCCGACTACCCGGAGCTGCGCGACGCCCTGGACAAGCTCCAGCTCAACGACGCGGCGCTGTCGTACGAGCCGGAGAACTCCGTCGCGCTCGGCTTCGGCTTCCGCGTGGGCTTCCTCGGGCTCCTGCACCTGGAGGTGATCCGGGCCCGCCTGGAGCGGGAGTTCGGCCTCGACCTCATCGCCACCGCTCCCAACGTCGTCTACCGCGTGGAGATGGAGGACGGCAGCGAGCACACCGTCACCAACCCCAGCGAGTTTCCCGAGGGCAAGATCGACAAGGTGCACGAGCCGGTCGTACGGGCCACGCTCATCGCGCCCAGCGAATTCGTCGGCGCGATCATGGAGTTGTGCCAGTCGCGGCGCGGCAGCCTGCTGGGCATGGACTACCTCTCCGAGGACCGGGTCGAGCTGCGCTACACCCTCCCGCTCGCGGAGATCGTCTTCGACTTCTTCGACGCGCTGAAGTCCCGCACCCGCGGCTACGCCTCGCTCGACTACGAGCCGACGGGCGAGCAGTCGGCCGACCTGGTCAAGGTCGACATCCTGCTGCAGGGCGACCAGGTCGACGCGTTCTCGGCGATCGTCCACAAGGACAAGGCGTACTCCTACGGCTCGCGCATGGCGAACAAGCTGCGTGAACTCATTCCCCGCCAGCAGTTCGAGGTGCCCATCCAGGCCGCCATCGGTGCGCGCGTCATCGCGCGCGAGACCGTCCGCGCGATCCGCAAGGACGTGCTTGCGAAGTGCTACGGCGGTGACATCTCCCGCAAGCGGAAGCTTCTGGAGAAGCAGAAGGAAGGCAAGAAGCGGATGAAGGTCGTGGGCCGCGTCGAGGTGCCCCAGGAGGCATTCATCGCCGCGCTCTCCACCGACGGTGCGGGCACCGGAGCAGACGGTGCCAAAGCGAAGAAATGA
- a CDS encoding AMP-dependent synthetase/ligase: MSDTQPLIENRPPSVATLFLERVEATPDAEAYRYPVPSAAGEGPDDWRSYTWGQAAKRVFGIAAGLMTLGVAPEERVAIASGTRVDWILADLGILCAGAATTTVYPSTNEEETAYILADSDSRVLFAEDAEQLAKVRQRRAELPNLKHVVVIDAGDVSESGGVSGAGPEYGDPEGWVISLDELTRRGNEHLLQNSDCVKKTVQALRSDQLATLIYTSGTTGKPKGVRLPHDCWSYMAKAIAQSGLVTVEDVQYLWLPLAHVFGKVLTAGQIEVGHVTAVDGRIDKIIENLPVVQPTYMAAVPRIFEKVYNGVASKAKAGGAAKFKIFQWAAGVAREYAKVTQENFRRTGNATAPAGLKAKHAVADRLVYAKLRDAFGGRLRACVSGSAALAPDIGFFFSGAGIHILEGYGLTESSAASFVNPGEAYRTGTVGKPLPGTEVRIAEDGEILLRGPGIMEGYHGLPDKTAEVLESDGWFHTGDIGELSEDGYLRITDRKKDLIKTSGGKYIAPAEVEGQFKALCPYVSNILVHGADRNFCTALIALDEVSLTAWAEEQESLKGKPYGQVVTSDEVRQMVDGYVEELNGTLQRWQTIKKFRVLPRDLDIEHGELTPSLKLKRPVVEREFGHLIEEMYAGTREA, from the coding sequence GTGAGCGACACACAACCCCTGATCGAGAACCGGCCGCCCTCCGTGGCGACACTCTTCCTGGAAAGGGTCGAGGCCACCCCGGATGCCGAGGCATACCGCTATCCGGTGCCCTCCGCCGCGGGCGAAGGACCCGACGACTGGCGCAGCTACACCTGGGGCCAGGCCGCGAAGCGCGTCTTCGGAATCGCCGCGGGCCTCATGACCCTCGGTGTCGCCCCCGAGGAGCGCGTGGCCATCGCCTCCGGCACCCGGGTCGACTGGATTCTCGCCGACCTCGGGATCCTGTGCGCCGGTGCCGCGACCACCACGGTCTACCCGAGCACCAACGAGGAGGAGACCGCGTACATCCTCGCGGACTCCGACAGCCGTGTCCTCTTCGCGGAGGACGCCGAGCAGCTGGCCAAGGTGCGGCAGCGCCGCGCGGAGCTGCCCAACCTCAAGCACGTCGTCGTCATCGACGCCGGTGACGTCTCCGAGTCCGGCGGCGTCTCCGGAGCGGGCCCCGAGTACGGCGACCCCGAGGGCTGGGTGATCAGCCTCGACGAGCTGACCAGGCGCGGCAACGAGCACCTCCTGCAGAACTCCGACTGCGTCAAGAAGACGGTGCAGGCGCTGCGTTCGGACCAGCTCGCCACGCTCATCTACACCTCCGGCACGACCGGCAAGCCCAAGGGTGTGCGGCTGCCCCACGACTGCTGGTCGTACATGGCGAAGGCCATCGCGCAGTCCGGCCTGGTGACGGTCGAGGACGTGCAGTACCTGTGGCTGCCGCTGGCCCACGTCTTCGGCAAGGTGCTCACGGCCGGGCAGATCGAGGTCGGGCACGTGACCGCGGTGGACGGCCGCATTGACAAGATCATCGAGAATCTGCCGGTCGTGCAGCCGACGTACATGGCGGCCGTCCCCCGGATCTTCGAGAAGGTCTACAACGGTGTCGCCTCCAAGGCGAAAGCCGGCGGTGCCGCCAAGTTCAAGATCTTCCAGTGGGCGGCCGGCGTCGCCCGCGAGTACGCCAAGGTCACGCAGGAGAACTTCCGCCGCACCGGCAACGCCACGGCGCCCGCGGGCCTGAAGGCCAAGCACGCCGTCGCGGACCGGCTCGTCTACGCCAAGCTGCGCGACGCGTTCGGCGGGCGGCTGCGCGCCTGCGTCTCCGGTTCGGCCGCCCTCGCCCCCGACATCGGCTTCTTCTTCTCCGGTGCCGGCATCCACATCCTCGAGGGGTACGGGCTCACCGAGTCCTCCGCCGCGAGCTTCGTCAACCCCGGCGAGGCGTACCGGACGGGCACCGTCGGCAAGCCGCTGCCCGGCACCGAGGTGCGCATCGCCGAGGACGGCGAGATCCTGCTGCGCGGCCCCGGGATCATGGAGGGCTACCACGGGCTGCCGGACAAGACGGCCGAAGTCCTGGAGTCGGACGGCTGGTTCCACACCGGCGACATCGGCGAGCTGTCGGAGGACGGCTACCTGCGGATCACCGACCGCAAGAAGGACCTGATCAAGACCTCCGGCGGCAAGTACATCGCGCCGGCCGAGGTCGAGGGCCAGTTCAAGGCCCTGTGCCCGTACGTCTCCAACATCCTGGTGCACGGCGCCGACCGCAACTTCTGCACCGCCCTCATCGCGCTCGACGAGGTGAGCCTCACCGCGTGGGCGGAGGAGCAGGAGTCGCTGAAGGGCAAGCCCTACGGCCAGGTCGTCACGAGCGACGAGGTGCGGCAGATGGTCGACGGCTACGTGGAGGAGCTCAACGGCACGCTCCAGCGCTGGCAGACCATCAAGAAGTTCCGCGTGCTGCCCCGCGACCTGGACATCGAGCACGGTGAGCTGACGCCCAGCCTGAAGCTCAAGAGGCCAGTGGTGGAGCGGGAGTTCGGGCACCTGATCGAGGAGATGTACGCGGGGACCCGCGAGGCCTGA